In Aricia agestis chromosome 16, ilAriAges1.1, whole genome shotgun sequence, one genomic interval encodes:
- the LOC121735106 gene encoding N-alpha-acetyltransferase 20, protein MTTIRPFTCEDMLKFNNVNLDPLTETYGLSFYTQYLAHWPEYFQVAESPSGEIMGYIMGKAEGLGENWHGHVTALTVSPDYRRLGLAATLMNILEEVSERKKAYFVDLFVRVSNKVAINMYKNLGYIVYRTVLEYYSGDPDEDAYDMRKACSRDIEKKSVIALTHPVKPEDVD, encoded by the exons ATGACAACAATACGGCCGTTTACATGCGAAGATATGCTTAAATTCAATAATGT gaaTCTTGACCCACTGACAGAAACTTATGGTCTGTCGTTTTATACACAATACTTAGCTCACTGGCCAGAGTATTTCCAAGTTGCTGAATCTCCTAGTGGTGAAATCATGGGATACA TCATGGGAAAGGCTGAAGGCCTTGGAGAGAATTGGCATGGTCATGTTACAGCTCTCACGGTTAGCCCTGATTATAGACGACTAGGTCTTGCTGCCACACTTATGAATATACTTGAGGAAGTATCGGAAAGGAAAAAGGCATACTTTGTTGACTTGTTTGTAAGAGTCAGCAATAAAGTGgcaataaatatgtataaaaatttgGGATATATTGTGTATAGAACAGTATTGGAGTATTATTCTGGAGATCCAGACGAAGATGCTTATG acaTGAGAAAAGCGTGTTCTAGAGATATTGAGAAAAAATCAGTGATAGCTCTAACTCATCCTGTTAAACCAGAGGATGTAGATTGA